Proteins from a single region of Bos javanicus breed banteng chromosome 7, ARS-OSU_banteng_1.0, whole genome shotgun sequence:
- the F2RL3 gene encoding proteinase-activated receptor 4 encodes MWVLLLLWPLALGFSLGDTLTPIGFEDTGSAAEGDDITQRPHPRSFPGQPCANDSNTLELPPNSRALLLGWVPTRLVPALYGLALAVGLPANGLALWVLATQVPRLPSTMLLMNLAAADLLLALALPPRIAYHLRGQRWPFGEAACRLDTAALYGHLYGSLLLLAAVSLDRYLAVVHPLRARTLRGQRLASGLCVTAWLAAAALAMPLALQQQTFRLSRSDHVLCHDVLPTGAQASYWRPAFICLAGFGCFLPLLAMVLSYGATLRTLAAGGRRYGHALRLTALVLVSAVALFAPSNVLLLLHFSNPGPDAWGDLYAAYVPSLALSTLNSCVDPFIYYFVSAEFRSKVQEGLLRRGPGTAMASREGGSRATGTRSSSLM; translated from the exons ATGTGGGTACTCTTGCTGCTGTGGCCTCTGGCCCTGGGGTTCAGCCTGGGTGACACCCTGACCCCCATCGGCTTTGAGGACACGGGGAGCGCAGCAGAAGGCGATG ACATCACACAGAGGCCCCACCCCCGCAGCTTCCCCGGCCAGCCCTGTGCCAATGACAGCAACACCCTGGAGCTCCCTCCCAACTCTCGGGCCCTGCTGCTGGGCTGGGTGCCCACGAGGCTGGTGCCTGCGCTCTATGGGCTGGCCCTGGCAGTGGGGCTGCCCGCCAACGGCCTGGCACTGTGGGTGCTGGCCACGCAGGTGCCCCGACTGCCCTCCACCATGCTGCTGATGAACCTGGCGGCCGCTGACCTGCTGCTGGCGCTGGCGCTGCCGCCACGGATTGCCTACCACCTGCGGGGCCAGCGCTGGCCCTTCGGCGAGGCCGCCTGCCGCCTGGACACGGCCGCACTCTACGGCCACCTGTACGGCTCCCTGTTGCTGCTGGCCGCTGTCAGCCTGGACCGCTACCTAGCTGTGGTGCACCCGCTGCGGGCCCGCACCCTGCGAGGCCAGCGCCTGGCCAGCGGGCTCTGCGTCACAGCCTGGCTGGCGGCGGCTGCCCTGGCGATGCCCCTGGCGCTGCAGCAGCAGACCTTCCGGCTGTCACGCTCTGACCACGTGCTATGTCACGACGTGCTGCCCACCGGTGCCCAGGCCTCCTACTGGCGGCCCGCCTTCATCTGCCTGGCGGGGTTCGGCTGCTTCCTGCCGCTGCTGGCCATGGTGCTGAGCTACGGGGCCACTCTACGCACGCTGGCGGCTGGGGGCCGGCGGTACGGCCACGCGCTGCGGCTGACCGCGCTGGTGCTGGTCTCCGCCGTGGCCCTCTTCGCGCCCAGCAACGTGCTGCTGCTGTTGCACTTCTCAAACCCTGGCCCTGACGCCTGGGGGGACCTGTACGCCGCCTACGTGCCCAGCCTGGCGCTCAGCACCCTCAACAGCTGTGTGGACCCCTTCATCTATTACTTCGTGTCTGCCGAGTTCAGGAGCAAGGTGCAGGAGGGGTTGCTCCGCCGGGGACCTGGCACGGCCATGGCCTCCAGGGAGGGCGGCAGCCGGGCGACGGGGACCCGGTCCTCCTCACTCATGTGA
- the SIN3B gene encoding paired amphipathic helix protein Sin3b isoform X4 encodes MLSSSLPAFPLAHGLFLKFPELFAQFKSFLGVKELSFAPPMNDRSGDGISREIDYASCKRIGSSYRALPKTYQQPKCSGRTAICKEVLNDTWVSFPSWSEDSTFVSSKKTPYEEQLHRCEDERFELDVVLETNLATIRVLESVQKKLSRMAPEDQEKFRLDDCLGGTSEVIQRRAIHRIYGDKAPEIIESLKKNPVTAVPVVLKRLKAKEEEWREAQQGFNKIWREQYEKAYLKSLDHQAVNFKQNDTKALRSKSLLNEIESVYDEHQEQHSEGRSAPSSEPHLIFVYEDRQILEDAAALISYYVKRQPAIQKEDQGTIHQLVHQFVPSLFFSQQLDLGASEDSADEGRASPQGQAADPGGDRKKPAPGPQSSPPEEKGAAGEAPAPEPQPPQHKPLDDVYSLFFANNNWYFFLRLHQTLCSRLLKIYRQAQKQLLEYRTEKEREKLLCEGRREKGNDPAMELRLKQPSEVELEEYYPAFLDMVRSLLEGSIDPTQYEDTLREMFTIHAYVGFTMDKLVQSIARQLHHLVSDDVCLKVVELYLNEKKRGAAGGNLSSRCVRAARETSYQWKAERCMADENCFKVMFLQRKGQVIMTIELLDTEEAQTEDPVEVQHLARYVEQYVGAEGASSSPTEGFLLKPVFLQRNLKKFRRWQCEQVRALRGEAKSSWRRLVGVESACNVDCRFKLSTHKMLFIVNSEDYMYRRGTLCRAKQVQPLVLLRHHQHFAEWHSRWLEDNVTVEAASLVQDWLMGEDDEDMVPCKTLCETVRVHGLPVNRYRVQYSRRPASP; translated from the exons GAAATTTCCAGAGCTCTTTGCACAGTTCAAGTCCTTCCTGGGGGTGAAAGAGCTGTCCTTCGCCCCACCCATGAATGACAGATCCGGGGACGGAATAAGCCGGGAAATCGACTATGCCTCGTGCAAGCGCATCGGATCCAGCTACCGGGCGCTCCCCAAAACCTACCAGCAGCCCAAGTGCAGCGGGAGGACAGCCATCTGCAAAGAG GTGCTGAATGACACCTGGGTGTCCTTCCCCTCCTGGTCTGAGGACTCCACCTTCGTCAGCTCCAAGAAGACGCCCTACGAGGAGCAGCTGCACCGCTGTGAGGATGAGCGCTTCGAG TTAGACGTTGTCCTGGAGACCAACCTGGCCACAATCCGGGTGTTGGAGAGCGTCCAGAAGAAGCTGTCCCGCATGGCGCCGGAAGACCAGGAGAAGTTCCGGTTGGACGACTGTCTGGGGGGCACATCGGAAGTGATCCAGCGCCGCGCTATCCACCGCATTTACGGCGACAAAGCCCCAGAGATCATCGAGAGCCTCAAGAAGAACCCTGTCACCGCTGTCCCCGTTGTCCTAAAAAG GCTGAAGGCCAAGGAGGAGGAGTGGCGGGAGGCCCAGCAGGGCTTCAACAAGATCTGGCGGGAGCAGTATGAGAAAGCGTACCTCaagtccctggaccaccaggccgTGAACTTCAAGCAGAACGACACCAAGGCGCTTCGCTCCAAGAGCCTGCTCAATGAGATCGAGAGCGTCTATGACGAG CACCAGGAGCAGCACTCGGAGGGCCGCAGTGCCCCCTCCAGTGAGCCGCACCTCATCTTCGTGTACGAGGACAGGCAGATCCTGGAGGACGCGGCCGCCCTCATCAGCTACTACGTGAAGCGGCAGCCAGCCATCCAGAAGGAGGACCAGGGCACCATCCACCAGCTGGTGCACCAGTTCGTGCCCAGCCTCTTCTTCTCCCAGCAGCTGGACCTGGGTGCATCTGAGGACTCTGCCGACGAGGGCCGGGCCAGCCCCCAGGGGCAGGCTGCAGACCCTGGCGGCGACCGGAAGAAGCCGGCGCCTGGGCCGCAGAGCAGccccccagaggagaagggggccgcGGGCGAGGCGCCGGCCCCGGAGCCGCAGCCACCGCAGCACAAGCCCCTGGACGACGTCTACAGCCTTTTCTTCGCCAACAACAACTGGTACTTCTTCCTGCGCCTCCATCAGACCCTGTGCTCCAGGCTGCTGAAGATCTACCGCCAGGCGCAGAAGCAGCTCCTGGAGTACCGCacggagaaggagagggagaagctGCTGTGCGAGGGCCGCCGTGAGAAGGGCAACGACCCCGCCATGGAGCTGCGGCTGAAGCAGCCGA GTGAAGTGGAGCTGGAAGAGTACTACCCGGCCTTCCTGGACATGGTGCGGAGCCTGCTGGAGGGCAGCATCGACCCCACGCAGTATGAGGACACGCTGCGCGAGATGTTCACCATCCACGCCTACGTGGGCTTCACCATGGACAAGCTGGTGCAGAGCATCGCCCGGCAG CTGCACCACCTTGTGAGCGACGACGTCTGTCTAAAGGTGGTGGAGCTCTACCTGAACGAGAAGAAGCGGGGCGCCGCGGGCGGGAACCTGTCCTCCCGCTGTGTCCGTGCCGCCCGGGAGACCAGCTACCAGTGGAAGGCCGAACGGTGCATGGCCGACGAGAACTGCTTCAAG GTGATGTTCCTCCAGCGCAAAGGGCAAGTGATCATGACCATTGAGCTCCTGGACACCGAGGAAGCCCAGACGGAGGACCCTGTGGAGGTCCAG CACCTGGCTCGGTACGTGGAGCAGTACGTGGGAGCGGAGGGCGCCTCCAGCTCGCCCACCGAGGGCTTCCTCCTGAAGCCCGTGTTCCTGCAGAG GAACCTCAAGAAGTTCCGCCGCTGGCAGTGTGAGCAGGTGCGTGCGCTCCGCGGCGAGGCCAAGAGCTCCTGGAGGCGGCTGGTCGGGGTGGAAAGCGCCTGCAACGTGGACTGCCGCTTCAAGCTCAGCACCCACAAGATGCTGTTCATCGTGAACTCCGAGGACTACATGTACCGCCGAGGGACGCTGTGCCGGGCCAAGCAG GTGCAGCCCCTGGTCCTTCTGCGCCACCACCAGCACTTTGCGGAGTGGCACAGCCGCTGGCTGGAGGACAACGTGACAGTGGAGGCAGCCAGTCTGGTGCAGGACTGGCTGATGGGGGAGGACGACGAGGACATGGTGCCCTGCAAGACGCTCTGCGAGACGGTGCGCGTGCACGGGCTGCCCGTGAACCGCTACCGCGTGCAGTACAGCCGCCGCCCGGCCTCGCCCTGA